From Brassica oleracea var. oleracea cultivar TO1000 chromosome C3, BOL, whole genome shotgun sequence, a single genomic window includes:
- the LOC106335389 gene encoding heat shock 70 kDa protein 10, mitochondrial, whose amino-acid sequence MATAALLRSIRRRDVASAPFSAYKCIQSSGKASLNGQNWRSFSRAFSSKPAGNDVIGIDLGTTNSCVAVMEGKNPKVIENAEGARTTPSVVAFNPKGELLVGTPAKRQAVTNPTNTLFGTKRLIGRKFDDPQTQKEMKMVPYKIVRAPNGDAWVEANGQKYSPSQVGAFVLTKMKETAEAYLGKSVKKAVVTVPAYFNDAQRQATKDAGRIAGLDVERIINEPTAAALSYGMTNKEGLIAVFDLGGGTFDVSILEISNGVFEVKATNGDTFLGGEDFDNALLDFLVNEFKTSEGIDLAKDRLALQRLREAAEKAKIELSSTSQTEINLPFITADASGAKHFNITLTRSKFEALVNGLIERTRDPCKNCLKDAGISAKEVDEVLLVGGMTRVPKVQTVVAEIFRKTPSKGVNPDEAVAMGAALQGGILRGDVKELLLLDVTPLSLGIETLGGVFTRLITRNTTIPTKKSQVFSTAADNQTQVGIRVLQGEREMASDNKLLGEFDLVGIPPSPRGIPQIEVTFDIDANGIVTVSAKDKTTGKEQQITIRSSGGLSEDDIQKMVRDAELHAQKDKERKDLIDTKNTADTTIYSIEKSLGEYREKIPGEVAKEIEDAVADLRTASSGDDVNEIKAKIDAANKAVSKIGEHMSGGGGSGGDSTPGGGGAQGGSDQTPEADYEEVKK is encoded by the exons ATGGCAACCGCCGCTCTCCTCCGCTCGATTCGACGCCGCGATGTCGCTTCCGCTCCTTTCTCAGCTTACAAATGC ATTCAAAGCAGCGGGAAAGCATCACTGAACGGTCAGAACTGGAGAAGCTTCTCAAGGGCATTTAG CTCGAAGCCTGCTGGGAATGACGTCATCGGTATTGACTTGGGTACTACTAACTCATGTGTTGCAGTCATGGAAGGGAAG AATCCGAAAGTGATTGAAAACGCTGAAGGTGCTCGAACCACACCATCAGTGGTAGCTTTCAACCCCAAAGGAGAGCTTCTCGTTGGCACACCAGCCAAGCGCCAAGCTGTGACTAATCCTACAAACACTCTCTTTGGAACAAAGCGTTTGATCGGGAGGAAGTTCGACGACCCGCAAACGCAGAAGGAGATGAAAATGGTGCCTTACAAGATCGTGCGTGCCCCTAACGGCGACGCGTGGGTTGAAGCCAATGGTCAGAAGTATTCTCCTAGTCAGGTTGGAGCGTTTGTGCTGACGAAGATGAAAGAGACAGCAGAAGCTTACTTGGGGAAGTCTGTGAAGAAAGCTGTTGTCACTGTTCCGGCTTACTTTAATGATGCTCAGAGGCAAGCTACTAAAGATGCTGGTAGGATCGCTGGTTTGGATGTGGAGAGGATTATTAATGAGCCGACGGCTGCTGCTCTTTCTTATGGGATGACGAATAAGGAGGGGTTGATTGCTGTGTTTGATCTTGGTGGTGGGACGTTCGATGTGTCGATTTTGGAGATTTCGAATGGGGTTTTCGAGGTGAAAGCTACTAATGGTGATACCTTCTTGGGAGGAGAGGATTTTGATAATGCTCTGCTAGACTTCTTGGTGAATGAGTTCAAGACCAGTGAGGGGATTGATCTGGCGAAAGATAGACTTGCTCTCCAGAGGCTTCGAGAAGCTGCTGAGAAGGCCAAGATTGAACTGTCATCAACCTCTCAAACTGAGATTAACCTGCCGTTCATCACAGCTGATGCATCTGGAGCGAAGCATTTTAATATCACCCTGACGAGGTCGAAGTTTGAAGCTCTGGTGAACGGCTTGATCGAGAGGACTCGTGATCCTTGCAAGAACTGTCTCAAGGATGCTGGTATAAGTGCCAAGGAAGTTGATGAGGTTCTCCTTGTCGGAGGGATGACTCGGGTTCCCAAGGTGCAGACTGTTGTTGCGGAGATTTTTAGGAAGACTCCTAGTAAAGGTGTTAACCCTGATGAGGCTGTTGCTATGGGAGCTGCACTTCAAGGTGGTATCCTCCGTGGGGATGTCAAGGAGTTGCTGCTTTTAGATGTCACACCTCTGTCTCTCGGTATTGAAACACTTGGTGGTGTCTTTACAAGATTGATTACACGAAACACAACCATCCCCACAAAGAAGAGTCAG GTGTTCTCAACTGCAGCAGACAATCAGACGCAAGTTGGGATCAGAGTGCTACAAGGAGAGCGTGAAATGGCATCAGACAACAAGCTCTTAGGAGAATTCGATCTAGTGGGCATTCCACCATCTCCAAGAGGCATCCCTCAGATAGAAGTAACGTTCGACATCGACGCAAACGGCATTGTCACCGTTTCCGCCAAGGACAAGACGACCGGCAAAGAGCAGCAGATCACAATCAGATCATCTGGTGGACTCTCGGAAGATGACATCCAGAAGATGGTGAGAGACGCAGAGTTGCACGCTCAGAAAGACAAAGAAAGGAAAGACTTGATCGACACCAAGAACACAGCCGACACGACGATTTACAGCATAGAGAAGAGCCTCGGTGAGTACAGAGAGAAGATTCCAGGTGAAGTCGCCAAGGAGATTGAAGACGCCGTGGCGGATCTGAGGACCGCTTCTTCTGGAGATGATGTCAATGAGATTAAGGCTAAGATCGATGCTGCGAACAAAGCTGTTTCGAAGATAGGAGAGCACATGTCTGGTGGTGGTGGTTCTGGTGGGGATTCTACACCAGGAGGAGGAGGAGCTCAGGGAGGCAGTGATCAAACTCCAGAGGCTGACTACGAGGAAGTAAAGAAGTGA
- the LOC106335390 gene encoding lisH domain-containing protein C29A3.03c gives MDPIATVKDGFNQVAKRQKHYHTISQAVTDGAFEGFVESLVQILTKNDPKTVLTELKLKLDSLLPINHLQESQKETNTSLTKFEKVLGKSDMFPASRSIDLDHQLVDKMLVEYFYRQGLFEVGELLIKEAEVEVDDQLSEAIARSLEIRRVTEPLKEKDTEPAMRWISENRENLKEEASKLEMELVSLKYWEMLRQRKRSEALRFARAHFPKFASLHSVKIRKLIVALLWVRDLENYPHSEELFPLGWDKASRELTKQYYNLHGQPSSSLLAVALSAGVESLPRLLKLVRVMGLENEEWGEMKQLPVDLELGDEFRFHSVFVCPVSREQSDEYNPPMMMPCRHVLCKETILRLCKCCSTRRFKCPYCPAYTTAAACRQLYI, from the coding sequence ATGGATCCAATTGCTACGGTGAAAGATGGATTCAACCAAGTTGCTAAGAGACAAAAGCATTACCACACCATTTCCCAAGCCGTCACCGACGGAGCTTTTGAAGGATTCGTAGAGTCACTGGTTCAGATCCTAACCAAGAACGACCCCAAAACGGTTCTCACCGAGCTGAAGCTCAAGCTCGACTCTCTTTTACCGATCAACCATCTCCAAGAATCACAAAAGGAAACGAACACTAGTCTCACCAAGTTCGAGAAAGTTCTCGGAAAATCTGATATGTTTCCAGCCTCCAGAAGCATTGATTTGGATCACCAGCTAGTGGATAAGATGCTTGTTGAGTACTTTTACCGACAAGGGTTGTTCGAAGTTGGAGAGCTTCTTATTAAAGAAGCTGAAGTAGAAGTAGATGATCAACTAAGTGAGGCTATAGCTAGGTCTCTCGAGATCCGCCGAGTAACCGAGCCGCTGAAGGAGAAAGACACTGAGCCTGCGATGAGATGGATCTCTGAGAACAGAGAAAATCTGAAGGAAGAAGCTTCAAAACTGGAGATGGAACTCGTAAGTCTAAAGTACTGGGAGATGTTAAGACAAAGGAAACGTTCAGAGGCTTTAAGGTTTGCAAGAGCTCATTTCCCAAAGTTCGCTTCACTCCACAGTGTAAAGATACGTAAGCTTATAGTCGCTCTCTTATGGGTTAGAGATCTTGAGAACTATCCTCACTCAGAGGAGCTGTTTCCATTGGGTTGGGACAAGGCAAGCAGAGAGCTGACCAAGCAATACTACAATCTCCATGGCCAACCATCTAGTTCTTTGTTGGCAGTGGCGTTATCAGCTGGTGTAGAGAGCTTACCGAGGCTTTTGAAGCTGGTCCGTGTGATGGGTTTGGAGAATGAAGAGTGGGGAGAGATGAAACAGCTTCCGGTTGATCTTGAGTTGGGTGATGAGTTTCGGTTTCACTCGGTTTTTGTATGTCCGGTTAGTAGAGAGCAGAGTGATGAATACAACCCGCCGATGATGATGCCTTGTCGTCATGTTCTTTGCAAGGAAACGATCTTGAGACTCTGCAAGTGCTGTAGTACTCGTAGATTCAAATGCCCTTATTGTCCTGCATACACCACAGCTGCTGCATGCAGACAGTTATACATTTGA
- the LOC106328898 gene encoding soluble inorganic pyrophosphatase 6, chloroplastic, giving the protein MAATRVITAASATSCFLAKRAFVLPAKRSCGGGALCFNRRALVLKSKRPFSCSAIYNPLVKVKEEGQPETLDYRVFFLDGSGKKVSPWHDIPLTLGDGVYNFIVEIPKESKAKMEVATDEDFTPIKQDTKKGKLRYYPYNINWNYGLLPQTWEDPSQANAEVEEAFGDNDPVDVVEIGETQRKIGEVLKIKPLAALAMIDEGELDWKIVAISLDDPKAHLVNDVDDVEKHFPGTLTAIRDWFRDYKIPDGKPANRFGLGDKPANKEYALKIIHETNESWAKLVKRSVDPGDLSLF; this is encoded by the exons ATGGCGGCTACAAGAGTGATTACTGCAGCTTCCGCCACCTCGTGCTTCCTCGCCAAACGAGCTTTCGTTCTCCCGGCGAAGAGATCATGCGGCGGCGGCGCTCTCTGCTTCAACAGAAGAGCTTTGGTGTTGAAATCGAAGCGGCCCTTCTCTTGCAGTGCCATATACAACCCTCTGGTGAAGGTTAAAGAAGAAGGTCAACCCGAAACCCTAGATTATCGAGTCTTCTTCCTCGATGGCTCCGGAAAGAAG GTGTCTCCATGGCATGATATACCATTGACCTTGGGAGATGGAGTTTACAACTTTATAGTTGAAATCCCTAAAGAGTCAAAAGCCAAAATGGAGGTTGCTACTGATGAAGACTTCACTCCTATTAAGCAAGACACCAAGAAGGGAAAGCTCAGATACTATCCGTACAACATAAACTGGAACTATGGGTTGCTTCCACAGACATGGGAAGATCCATCTCAGGCAAACGCTGAAGTTGAAGAAGCTTTTGGTGATAATGATCCAG TTGATGTTGTTGAGATTGGTGAAACCCAAAGGAAGATAGGGGAGGTTCTTAAAATCAAGCCATTGGCTGCTTTAGCTATGATTGATGAAGGAGAGCTAGACTGGAAGATTGTTGCCATTTCATTGGATGATCCAAAAGCTCATCTTGTGAATGATGTTGATGATGTCGAGAAGCATTTTCCT GGTACGTTAACAGCTATTAGAGACTGGTTTAGAGACTACAAGATCCCTGATGGAAAGCCTGCTAATAGATTCGGTCTTGGAGACAAACCAGCTAACAAA GAGTATGCATTGAAGATCATTCATGAGACAAATGAATCATGGGCTAAACTTGTGAAGAGATCAGTTGATCCTGGAGACCTTTCTCTTTTCTAA
- the LOC106333853 gene encoding uncharacterized protein LOC106333853, translating to MEKTEESVGIKVYTPQKPSPSPPSRSPKPLSISSLPSLPPGAAAGGGRGRKRRMVAQGVQKTVSKTSMIVNFLPTGTLLMFEMVLPSIYRDGDCNGINTLMIHLLLLLCATSCFFFHFTDSFKAADEKIYYGFVTPRGLAVFMKPPPPEFGGGGDAFAEAEIPVNDERYKLKVNDFVHAVMSVLVFMAIAFSDRRVTGCLVPGKQKEMDQVMESFPLMVGIVCSALFLVFPTTRRGVGCMSA from the coding sequence ATGGAGAAAACAGAGGAAAGTGTCGGGATCAAAGTCTACACGCCGCAAAAACCATCACCATCACCACCCTCTCGTTCGCCCAAACCCTTATCAATCTCATCACTTCCTTCACTTCCCCCAGGAGCCGCAGCAGGAGGAGGAAGAGGCCGCAAACGCCGCATGGTCGCTCAAGGAGTTCAAAAAACGGTTTCGAAGACATCGATGATCGTCAACTTCCTTCCGACAGGAACTCTCCTGATGTTCGAAATGGTTCTCCCTTCCATCTACCGCGACGGAGACTGCAACGGAATCAATACACTAATGATCCATCTCCTGCTCCTTCTCTGCGCAACCTCCTGCTTCTTCTTCCATTTCACCGACAGTTTCAAAGCCGCCGACGAGAAAATCTATTACGGTTTCGTGACGCCGCGTGGACTCGCCGTGTTCATGAAACCGCCGCCGCCTGAGTTCGGAGGCGGAGGAGACGCGTTCGCGGAAGCGGAGATACCTGTGAATGATGAGAGGTATAAGTTGAAGGTTAACGACTTTGTTCATGCAGTGATGAGCGTTTTGGTGTTTATGGCGATTGCGTTTTCGGACAGGAGAGTCACGGGTTGTCTCGTTCCGGGGAAACAGAAAGAGATGGATCAAGTTATGGAGAGTTTCCCATTGATGGTCGGAATCGTTTGCAGTGCTCTGTTTCTTGTCTTCCCGACCACTCGACGTGGTGTTGGATGCATGTCTGCTTGA